One part of the Terrimicrobium sacchariphilum genome encodes these proteins:
- a CDS encoding DUF4962 domain-containing protein, which produces MKIVPLLSGCLLAAFYGVSAAGAQTTNTVNATTLASYDNVHPKLLLDTTKFNSIRSAIVTPPSGTRWADMWLDFKAVADAAAAKLPLEYTTPGTSDEQLWQREVGDTLGILAMAYVLTKTTPPAVDTIWMEAEDVPVSAPMTVYMEPTVSGGKYIATPIGGALNNPNAQSPSATYAFSTVRTANYHLWMRAYSPDANSNTAWLTVNGAQMSFTSPTPHASWKWVYCGSWNLSPGNHSFSLTFQKQGLCIDKLVFSSDPNLAPSGLGIEQRWVEAESFQLNNTGPATNPNNLNVKTSSGLMPFGDALAHGRKWLESWSGIPANNSLPAATAVPDAQKTLTLTGGSYDVWVRFKAPYKGHDSFYFGVDTLGYSQVALDGTSVFPYNALVPVAQLPYNKTLSAPNNAYAYREWVWRKVAANYTLAAGDHTFKLSNRDSSGGANPAIDRILVAPAGSAAPPEPNKYLAAAQLWARNSCSYPTWGTGDYGGDGLAAAHQLVGLSLLYDWCANVLGGMDHLMLKNTLSTRGADMYNGIPTAWWRDNYLQNHLWTDMNALTFAGVAIHGESGAPDTLPWLQAAMDKLGMTMYCLGSDGADHEGPGYWCGIDHLLKYMDVSKKILGVDFFGTPWFGETADYRLYFDLPRNGQTGSQTHINFADSVGYDWAGPNYILRKLAGEYNIPTAQWQAAEYDAKKINYSNNVTYNTGTSPWLNLVWYNLAVPENSPIAEGLSTFGYFDDLDFAVMRTGWDGDESVVAYQCGPFLGHGVEAKNTTNYVNWGGNHVHPAASNFCIFGSGEWLLQNAGYTYKMTAYTNSLLINGTGQLGEGAFTFNSKPASAADPNGTLNPAIDNDLSFTSPELDYVVGNATACYPVSAGLTKFRRHLLFLKPDVLVVVDDIALSAPKPLELRFFPKQQTVVQQGNVFKTQGPKAKLDFAVLRIPAEVQASTKTVPVTINTGGTSNRTAYSLSTTSNLASMSSAVAFSWSPNASTPREVTFVAEPDGSVWKFKAGKQTIVLNRSDDSVRLFTCLEAEGGALSAPMEIYGDEAQTGSGRYVAAKAGSITNSPDTLTAPSAQYAFSVPATGNYAIWARVKAADGGSHSFYFALNPGASTAYTLKSTYPNYGSWVWIKLNGAAALNAGNNILAIRYRQALCKIDQFLVTEDSYFVPSGSY; this is translated from the coding sequence ATGAAAATCGTTCCCCTCCTGTCGGGCTGCCTTCTGGCAGCGTTTTACGGCGTATCCGCTGCCGGTGCACAGACGACGAACACGGTCAATGCAACGACGTTGGCTTCATATGACAACGTGCACCCCAAGTTGTTGCTCGATACGACGAAATTCAACAGCATACGGAGCGCCATCGTGACCCCGCCGAGTGGCACACGCTGGGCCGACATGTGGCTGGACTTCAAGGCCGTGGCCGATGCCGCTGCGGCCAAGCTGCCGCTGGAGTATACGACGCCGGGGACCAGTGACGAGCAGCTCTGGCAGCGTGAGGTGGGTGATACCCTGGGCATCCTCGCGATGGCTTATGTCCTGACCAAGACGACTCCTCCCGCAGTCGACACCATCTGGATGGAGGCGGAAGATGTTCCGGTGTCGGCACCGATGACTGTCTACATGGAACCGACAGTCTCGGGTGGTAAATATATCGCCACGCCGATCGGGGGAGCATTGAACAACCCGAATGCTCAATCGCCGAGCGCCACGTACGCTTTTTCCACCGTGCGAACGGCCAACTACCATCTCTGGATGCGGGCCTATTCGCCCGACGCGAATTCCAACACGGCATGGCTGACCGTCAATGGTGCCCAGATGAGCTTTACCAGCCCGACTCCGCATGCCAGCTGGAAGTGGGTGTATTGCGGAAGCTGGAACCTCTCACCGGGCAATCACTCGTTCAGCCTCACATTTCAAAAACAGGGACTCTGTATTGATAAACTGGTCTTTTCTTCGGATCCCAACCTCGCGCCCTCGGGACTGGGAATCGAACAGCGTTGGGTGGAGGCAGAGAGTTTTCAACTCAACAACACAGGTCCAGCTACCAATCCGAACAACCTGAATGTGAAGACAAGCAGCGGACTCATGCCTTTCGGTGATGCGCTCGCGCATGGCCGGAAGTGGCTGGAAAGCTGGTCTGGCATCCCGGCAAACAATTCCCTGCCTGCGGCGACTGCTGTTCCAGATGCCCAAAAGACACTTACTCTGACAGGCGGCTCGTATGACGTGTGGGTGAGATTCAAGGCACCCTACAAAGGACATGACAGCTTTTACTTTGGAGTCGATACCTTGGGGTACAGTCAGGTAGCCCTGGATGGAACGAGTGTATTTCCTTACAATGCTCTCGTTCCAGTCGCGCAGCTTCCTTACAACAAGACACTCTCCGCGCCAAACAATGCCTATGCATACCGGGAGTGGGTCTGGCGCAAGGTGGCTGCAAATTATACTCTCGCGGCAGGCGATCACACCTTCAAGCTATCCAATCGAGACTCAAGCGGCGGAGCCAATCCCGCCATCGATCGCATTCTCGTCGCTCCGGCTGGAAGCGCGGCTCCGCCGGAACCGAACAAATACCTCGCCGCAGCCCAGCTGTGGGCGCGGAACTCCTGCAGCTACCCGACATGGGGCACCGGCGACTACGGTGGGGACGGCCTCGCGGCGGCGCATCAATTGGTCGGCCTCAGTCTGCTCTATGACTGGTGCGCCAATGTCCTCGGCGGCATGGATCACCTGATGCTGAAGAATACGCTAAGTACGCGAGGAGCGGACATGTACAACGGCATTCCAACAGCATGGTGGCGGGACAACTATCTTCAGAATCATCTCTGGACGGATATGAATGCGCTCACTTTTGCCGGTGTGGCGATTCATGGCGAATCTGGTGCTCCCGATACACTGCCTTGGTTGCAGGCAGCCATGGATAAACTCGGCATGACGATGTACTGTCTGGGATCGGACGGTGCTGATCATGAGGGACCAGGTTATTGGTGTGGGATCGATCACTTGCTCAAGTACATGGACGTCTCGAAAAAAATCCTTGGCGTCGACTTCTTTGGCACCCCATGGTTCGGAGAGACTGCGGATTACCGGCTGTACTTTGATCTGCCGCGCAATGGTCAGACGGGATCGCAAACGCACATCAATTTCGCGGATAGTGTCGGGTATGATTGGGCAGGCCCCAACTACATCCTGAGAAAGCTGGCGGGGGAATATAACATCCCGACGGCTCAGTGGCAGGCCGCCGAGTACGACGCAAAGAAGATCAACTACTCGAACAACGTCACATACAACACCGGTACATCCCCCTGGCTCAATCTCGTATGGTATAATCTGGCGGTGCCTGAGAACTCTCCCATAGCGGAGGGGCTGTCGACCTTTGGGTATTTCGATGATCTCGATTTTGCTGTCATGCGAACGGGGTGGGATGGCGATGAATCCGTCGTGGCTTATCAATGTGGGCCTTTCCTCGGCCATGGGGTTGAAGCCAAGAACACGACGAATTATGTGAACTGGGGCGGCAATCACGTCCACCCGGCAGCGAGTAACTTCTGCATTTTCGGCAGCGGCGAATGGCTGCTGCAAAACGCGGGCTATACGTACAAGATGACCGCCTACACAAACTCGCTCTTGATCAATGGCACCGGCCAGCTGGGCGAGGGCGCCTTTACCTTCAACTCCAAACCAGCGAGTGCGGCTGATCCAAATGGCACGCTCAACCCGGCGATCGACAATGACCTGAGCTTTACCAGTCCCGAGCTCGATTATGTTGTCGGCAATGCCACCGCATGCTATCCGGTTTCGGCGGGGTTAACCAAGTTCCGGCGGCATTTGCTATTCCTCAAGCCGGACGTGCTGGTGGTGGTGGATGATATTGCCTTGTCCGCCCCCAAACCGCTGGAACTCCGGTTCTTCCCGAAGCAGCAGACGGTCGTCCAGCAGGGAAATGTCTTCAAGACCCAGGGGCCAAAGGCGAAGCTCGATTTCGCGGTCCTGCGGATTCCTGCGGAGGTGCAGGCTTCCACCAAGACGGTCCCGGTCACGATCAATACCGGCGGCACTTCCAATCGCACCGCATACAGCCTCTCGACTACCAGCAATCTTGCCAGCATGTCCTCTGCGGTGGCTTTTTCCTGGTCGCCCAATGCGAGCACTCCCCGAGAGGTGACCTTCGTGGCCGAGCCCGATGGCTCGGTTTGGAAATTCAAGGCCGGCAAGCAAACAATCGTGCTGAATCGCAGCGACGATAGCGTCCGCCTGTTTACCTGCCTGGAGGCCGAGGGAGGGGCGCTGAGCGCGCCGATGGAGATATATGGCGACGAGGCTCAGACGGGGAGCGGCCGGTACGTGGCAGCGAAAGCAGGCTCGATCACCAACAGCCCCGATACGCTCACCGCACCCAGCGCACAGTATGCATTCAGCGTTCCTGCCACCGGGAATTACGCCATATGGGCGCGGGTGAAGGCAGCGGACGGTGGGAGCCATTCTTTTTACTTTGCGCTGAATCCGGGAGCGAGCACGGCTTACACGCTCAAGTCGACCTACCCCAATTATGGAAGCTGGGTCTGGATCAAACTCAACGGGGCGGCAGCACTCAACGCGGGAAATAACATCCTTGCGATTCGGTACCGGCAGGCTCTTTGCAAGATCGACCAGTTTTTGGTTACCGAGGACAGTTACTTTGTTCCCTCCGGCAGTTACTAG
- a CDS encoding alpha/beta hydrolase: MAFLECRFFSESLGLSCSMNVILPQATRGQIGMKGRVRGKKHPVLVLLHGMSDDHTIWARRTSIERYAADLGLAVIMPAGNLSWYQDMASGPKYATFFREELLETARSFFPLSERRQDNFIAGLSMGGYGALYLALTQPEKYAAAASLSGAVDVANIADGRDEHWRTVMRSVFGDFTKIGGGASDLFAISRKLVRAGVKLPAIYSCCGTEDHLLLGNRRFAAHATKLKMPFTYEEHEGFGHSWDYWDQQIQRVLQWLPLKR; the protein is encoded by the coding sequence ATGGCTTTTCTGGAATGTCGTTTCTTCTCCGAGTCCCTTGGTCTGTCGTGTTCGATGAATGTGATCCTGCCTCAGGCAACCCGAGGGCAGATCGGAATGAAGGGACGGGTGCGCGGAAAGAAGCACCCGGTGCTGGTGCTCCTGCATGGCATGAGTGACGACCATACGATCTGGGCGCGACGCACCTCGATCGAACGGTACGCCGCGGATCTCGGTCTGGCTGTGATCATGCCGGCTGGAAACCTGAGTTGGTATCAGGACATGGCGTCGGGTCCGAAATACGCCACCTTTTTCCGTGAGGAACTGCTGGAAACAGCACGCAGTTTCTTTCCGCTTTCAGAGAGGCGGCAGGATAACTTCATCGCGGGGCTATCCATGGGCGGGTATGGCGCGCTTTATCTCGCCCTGACCCAGCCGGAGAAATACGCGGCCGCGGCGAGTCTCTCGGGGGCGGTGGATGTGGCGAATATCGCAGACGGGCGCGACGAACATTGGCGGACTGTGATGCGGTCGGTCTTTGGGGATTTCACGAAGATCGGCGGCGGTGCATCCGACCTCTTTGCCATTTCCCGGAAACTCGTTCGTGCGGGAGTCAAACTCCCGGCGATTTATTCCTGCTGTGGTACGGAGGATCACTTGTTACTAGGAAATCGACGATTTGCAGCTCACGCAACGAAGCTCAAGATGCCGTTTACCTACGAGGAGCACGAGGGGTTTGGTCATAGCTGGGACTACTGGGATCAGCAAATCCAGCGAGTCCTGCAGTGGCTGCCTCTCAAGCGATGA
- the pyk gene encoding pyruvate kinase, which yields MRKTKIICTLGPATDSPEKLRALILAGANVFRLNMSHAPHDWVREVTKRIRAISAELGVITGILMDTQGPAIRTGDLPAKLNLTPGDIFEFTVRGEKSEDCHSVDVNYEGLVNDISVGDVVLVDNGVIHMKVLEKDHHRIRCEVLTQGVLGSRRHINLPGVKVNLPPLTEKDLKDIEVGVEVGVDYVALSFCREAADIEALKRVLAESGSQARAIAKIEDQHAVTVIDDIIRSADVVMVARGDLGIECPMEELPIIQRRIVKRCITLGRQVIVATHMLESMIENPLPTRAEITDVANAVFEQADAIMLSGETTVGKYPVECVQVFDRVSRRIERSGGAEFAEFAEINDVRQKAVKSAVALANSIPGSKIVVFTKRGYMADHFSQLRPAEAPIFAFTPSAHVARRLTLNWATLPIVMPFDLNPEYTIAEAEKVLLRLGLVEVGTQLVVLTDVMTGKDRFDSIQVRRVA from the coding sequence ATGCGAAAAACGAAAATTATCTGTACCCTCGGTCCTGCGACGGACTCGCCGGAGAAACTCCGCGCGCTTATCCTCGCCGGCGCGAATGTCTTCCGTCTGAACATGAGCCACGCTCCGCACGACTGGGTGCGGGAGGTGACCAAGCGCATTCGCGCCATCTCAGCCGAACTGGGTGTCATCACCGGCATACTCATGGACACGCAGGGACCTGCCATCCGTACAGGAGACCTCCCGGCCAAGCTCAACCTGACTCCGGGCGATATTTTTGAGTTCACTGTCCGCGGTGAAAAGAGTGAGGATTGCCATTCGGTGGACGTCAATTACGAGGGCCTCGTGAATGACATCTCGGTCGGCGACGTCGTTCTCGTCGACAACGGTGTGATCCACATGAAGGTGCTCGAAAAAGACCACCATCGCATCCGCTGTGAAGTTCTGACTCAGGGCGTGCTCGGCTCCCGCCGCCACATCAACCTCCCCGGAGTCAAGGTCAACCTCCCGCCCCTCACGGAGAAGGACCTCAAGGACATCGAAGTCGGCGTCGAGGTCGGCGTGGATTACGTCGCACTCAGTTTTTGTCGTGAAGCCGCCGACATCGAGGCCCTTAAGCGTGTCCTCGCCGAGTCGGGCAGTCAGGCCCGAGCCATCGCCAAGATCGAGGACCAGCATGCCGTCACCGTCATCGACGACATCATCCGCAGCGCCGACGTCGTGATGGTCGCTCGTGGCGACCTCGGTATCGAGTGCCCGATGGAAGAACTCCCGATCATTCAGCGCCGCATCGTGAAACGTTGCATCACCCTGGGACGCCAGGTGATCGTGGCGACCCACATGCTGGAATCGATGATCGAAAACCCACTCCCCACGCGCGCAGAGATCACGGATGTCGCCAATGCCGTCTTCGAACAGGCCGATGCCATCATGCTCAGTGGAGAAACCACCGTGGGCAAGTACCCCGTCGAGTGCGTGCAGGTGTTTGACCGCGTGTCACGCCGCATCGAGCGCAGCGGTGGAGCGGAATTTGCCGAGTTTGCCGAGATCAACGACGTGCGTCAAAAGGCGGTCAAATCCGCCGTCGCCCTCGCCAATAGCATTCCGGGATCGAAGATCGTTGTCTTCACAAAGCGCGGATACATGGCTGATCACTTCAGCCAGCTGCGCCCGGCGGAGGCACCCATCTTTGCCTTCACGCCGAGTGCACACGTGGCGCGACGTCTCACGCTGAACTGGGCCACCCTACCCATCGTGATGCCGTTTGACCTGAATCCCGAGTACACCATTGCCGAAGCCGAGAAGGTTCTTCTCCGACTCGGTCTGGTCGAAGTCGGCACCCAGCTCGTCGTCCTCACGGATGTCATGACGGGCAAGGACCGCTTCGATTCGATCCAGGTTCGCCGCGTCGCCTAA
- a CDS encoding ABC transporter permease: MAGISAAATDNLGASAYKRRPSWVAWLVFAPLAAWLILFVIVPTLTLVALSFGEQRGLGTIEFTFTLENYQRAFNWTWLKVFWTSIWYALLTTGICMVIGYPVAYYIGRSPENMRNMLLTLVMIPFWTSFLIRTYAWITILSKEGLINSFLVAAKIVPEPITILYTPFAAVLGLVYNYLPFMILPIYTSVERLDNAMIEAAYDLGARPVRAFSQIIIPLTSPGIVAGALLVFVPSIAMFAITNLMGGGDPPTIGEVIYKQFTSGRAQPFGAALGTLLLLIFIFTLWIGRRRSEE, encoded by the coding sequence ATGGCCGGGATCAGCGCCGCTGCAACGGATAACCTCGGAGCATCCGCCTATAAACGGCGGCCCAGTTGGGTCGCCTGGCTGGTCTTTGCCCCGCTGGCAGCGTGGTTGATTCTGTTTGTCATCGTTCCGACTCTGACCCTGGTCGCGCTGAGCTTCGGCGAACAGCGCGGCCTGGGCACAATCGAGTTCACCTTCACCCTCGAGAACTACCAGCGAGCCTTCAACTGGACATGGTTGAAGGTCTTCTGGACCTCGATCTGGTACGCCCTGCTCACGACCGGCATCTGCATGGTCATCGGCTACCCGGTCGCCTATTACATCGGTCGATCACCGGAGAATATGAGGAACATGCTCCTCACCCTGGTGATGATCCCATTCTGGACGAGCTTCCTTATCCGCACCTATGCGTGGATCACCATCCTGAGCAAGGAAGGCTTGATCAACAGTTTCCTCGTTGCAGCCAAGATCGTGCCCGAGCCGATCACCATCCTTTATACCCCTTTCGCCGCGGTATTAGGACTCGTTTATAACTATCTACCCTTCATGATCCTGCCGATCTATACCAGCGTGGAGCGGCTGGATAATGCCATGATCGAGGCCGCCTATGATCTCGGGGCTCGGCCAGTTCGCGCCTTTTCCCAGATCATCATTCCTCTCACCAGCCCCGGCATCGTCGCCGGAGCGCTTCTCGTCTTTGTTCCCTCCATAGCGATGTTTGCCATCACCAACCTCATGGGCGGAGGCGATCCCCCGACCATCGGCGAGGTGATTTACAAACAATTCACCTCCGGCCGAGCCCAACCCTTTGGCGCCGCCCTGGGAACGCTGCTGCTGCTGATCTTTATCTTTACCCTATGGATCGGGCGGAGGCGGAGCGAGGAATAG
- a CDS encoding polyamine ABC transporter substrate-binding protein, protein MKNNARHLMLSALAMLSLAGCGKPPEPSASTPTPASSPGSSPAAAATTPAPQEEEKKLNIFCWSEYIPQDVIDAFSKETGIQVSVENYASNEEMLAKLLAGGGSYDLIQPSEYAIEGLIAENLLIPIDHALIPNLKNIAPEFLNMSFDPGNKYTVPYMAGTVGIVVNTELVKDEVAGFNDVFQDKYKKNIVVLDDAREIVTWAMLTQGIPINEMTDADLEKVKPTVAKWVQLVKVYDSDSPKTALLNGDVALGVVWGGEGALLLNADKKFKWVIPKEGTHLFIDSLAIPKIAKHPTNAQQFMNFILRPEISVKMSDAFPYLNPNAAARPLLTKEQQENPASFPTAEQISKMQTFKDIGGQATKVDELVTSLKAE, encoded by the coding sequence ATGAAAAACAACGCACGCCACCTGATGCTGTCCGCCCTGGCAATGCTCTCGCTTGCCGGATGTGGAAAACCGCCGGAGCCCAGCGCCTCAACGCCCACACCCGCATCTTCTCCAGGCTCGTCGCCAGCGGCTGCTGCCACGACTCCCGCCCCGCAAGAGGAGGAGAAAAAGCTCAATATCTTCTGCTGGTCCGAGTACATCCCGCAGGACGTCATCGATGCCTTCTCCAAGGAAACCGGCATCCAGGTATCGGTGGAGAACTACGCCTCCAACGAGGAAATGCTGGCCAAGCTCCTCGCGGGGGGAGGCAGCTATGATCTGATCCAGCCGAGCGAATACGCCATTGAGGGCCTGATCGCGGAGAACCTGCTCATCCCGATCGACCATGCGCTGATTCCCAACCTCAAGAACATCGCCCCCGAGTTCCTGAATATGTCGTTCGACCCGGGCAATAAATACACCGTCCCCTACATGGCTGGCACGGTGGGCATCGTCGTAAATACCGAACTCGTGAAAGACGAAGTCGCGGGCTTCAACGATGTCTTCCAGGACAAGTACAAGAAAAACATCGTCGTCCTCGACGATGCTCGCGAGATCGTCACCTGGGCCATGCTGACCCAGGGCATTCCGATCAATGAAATGACCGACGCCGACCTCGAGAAGGTCAAACCGACTGTCGCCAAATGGGTGCAGCTCGTGAAGGTCTACGATTCCGACAGCCCGAAGACCGCGCTGCTCAACGGCGATGTCGCTCTCGGCGTTGTGTGGGGCGGCGAAGGCGCGCTCCTGCTGAATGCCGACAAGAAGTTCAAGTGGGTCATTCCGAAAGAAGGCACCCACCTTTTCATCGACAGCCTGGCCATACCAAAAATCGCCAAGCACCCGACGAATGCGCAGCAGTTCATGAACTTCATCCTGCGCCCGGAGATCAGCGTGAAAATGTCCGACGCATTTCCGTACCTGAACCCGAACGCCGCCGCCCGGCCGCTGCTCACCAAGGAACAGCAGGAAAACCCCGCCAGCTTCCCAACGGCGGAGCAGATTTCCAAAATGCAGACCTTCAAGGATATCGGCGGACAGGCGACCAAGGTCGACGAACTCGTCACCTCTCTGAAAGCCGAATAA
- a CDS encoding ABC transporter permease, whose amino-acid sequence MSAADPGMAASSFPAFFRKIHGPVVQRWLFGAWTIGVFAFLYIPILLLIIFSFNNSKLNIRWEGFTWKWYGELFTNAPILHAFQNSLIVATATMVISTALGTIGAWMLYRYRFPFQRAIGLLIFIPMVIPEVLMGVSMRAEFVHLLKLPLGHVAMIIAHTTFCFPFVLVGVQARLQGLDPFLEEAAQDLGATPAQAFWKVIVPYLFPAIVSGALMSFTLSLDEYIVSIFTTNAQSQTLPLKVYGMAKVGLNPQLNALSTLFVIGTVVLVIASELLTRRKSP is encoded by the coding sequence ATGTCCGCAGCAGATCCCGGAATGGCGGCCTCCTCCTTTCCGGCCTTCTTCCGTAAAATCCACGGCCCGGTGGTACAGCGCTGGCTCTTTGGAGCCTGGACGATTGGCGTTTTTGCGTTCCTGTACATTCCGATCCTGCTGCTGATCATCTTCTCCTTCAACAACTCCAAGCTGAATATCCGCTGGGAGGGCTTTACCTGGAAGTGGTACGGCGAGCTTTTTACCAACGCCCCCATCCTCCACGCCTTCCAGAACAGCCTCATCGTGGCCACCGCCACCATGGTAATCTCCACCGCTCTCGGAACGATCGGAGCTTGGATGCTTTATCGCTACCGGTTCCCGTTCCAACGCGCCATCGGCCTGCTTATTTTTATCCCGATGGTGATCCCGGAGGTGCTCATGGGCGTGAGCATGCGTGCGGAATTTGTCCATCTGCTCAAATTACCACTCGGTCATGTCGCGATGATCATCGCCCATACGACGTTTTGCTTCCCTTTTGTCCTCGTTGGCGTCCAGGCCCGCCTGCAAGGCCTCGACCCTTTTCTCGAGGAGGCGGCGCAGGATCTGGGTGCGACTCCGGCGCAAGCCTTTTGGAAGGTCATCGTCCCCTATCTTTTTCCCGCCATCGTCTCCGGTGCGCTGATGTCCTTCACCCTGTCGCTCGACGAATACATCGTGTCGATTTTTACCACGAATGCTCAATCCCAGACCCTGCCTCTCAAAGTGTATGGCATGGCCAAGGTGGGCCTGAACCCGCAACTCAACGCGCTCAGCACCCTTTTTGTCATCGGCACAGTCGTGCTGGTGATCGCCAGCGAACTACTAACCCGTAGAAAAAGCCCATGA
- a CDS encoding glycosyltransferase, translating to MNQPISKADLHIHSRFSTRAADWVLRRFDFPASYSDPLQTYQRLRDAGMQYVTITDHNTIAGCLEIAHLPGVIFGEEVTVHFPDEECRVHILVWGLTETQHREIQALRENIFEFQKYLAAANLAHAVAHPFQSPNDKLTPLHFQKLILLFRHFEGINGRYLARWSEAAQFSLKALTPRTIETFVARTGIEPTHGEPWKKVFVGGSDDHGGVYPGRAWTETPRCDTAAEFLKNIREGQCSPSGEGGTPLSLAHGTYNTAFQFLKAKFALKPGDPAAGLIEKGFSRFMEGKDPTEFTLAEKIGFLAQGIASGKVFELAMAGNTSLWKELSSYFSKPEVKAAMARETAGVVEPERRAFLMANLVANQLGYRFFTQFIAQLSAGKFIESIQTISPLVPIAGLLSPYLHALRQPRREMARELTRTAAGTIPPFLQNTKRAWFTDTLEDVNGVATTIRKMIAAGVASGHDVKVMTCRSEIGDHGIPLMNFPPVGEFELPEYELQRLSFPPVLAILEHLIRENYSELIISTPGPLGLAALLAAKTLGIRAVGIYHTDFPQYVRILTDDSFMETLTWDFMHWFYSQLDIVYVNSEDYRKCWVDRGIPAEKLKILPRGLDTKLFSRSRREADFWRSRGLREGEVGMLFVGRISKEKNLDTLVAATRRLAEWQTPVRPLFVGDGPYLAEMKKLLPDAIFTGYLKGEDLARAYASADFFVFPSTTDTFGNVVIEAQACGLPVIVSDVGGPRDLVSHGKDGFVTKALDSIELSEAIRRLSEDPGLRERLGAAARAKVENRDWTEAFQKFWTNSPE from the coding sequence ATGAACCAACCGATTTCCAAGGCCGACCTTCACATTCACTCCCGGTTCAGTACCCGGGCGGCAGACTGGGTGCTCCGCCGGTTCGACTTTCCCGCCAGCTACTCCGATCCCCTGCAAACCTATCAGCGTCTGCGCGACGCGGGAATGCAGTACGTGACAATCACGGATCACAACACGATCGCGGGCTGCCTCGAGATCGCCCACCTGCCGGGTGTGATTTTTGGCGAGGAGGTCACGGTTCATTTTCCCGATGAGGAGTGCCGGGTTCACATACTGGTCTGGGGGCTTACCGAGACTCAACACCGGGAGATACAGGCGCTGCGGGAGAATATCTTCGAGTTTCAAAAGTATCTCGCCGCGGCAAATCTCGCCCACGCCGTCGCCCACCCCTTCCAGAGCCCCAACGACAAGCTCACTCCCCTCCACTTCCAGAAGCTCATCCTGCTCTTCCGCCATTTTGAGGGCATCAATGGGCGCTATCTGGCGCGCTGGAGCGAGGCCGCCCAGTTCAGCCTCAAGGCGCTCACTCCGCGCACCATCGAGACCTTTGTCGCCCGCACGGGAATCGAACCGACACACGGGGAGCCTTGGAAGAAAGTCTTCGTCGGCGGTTCCGACGACCATGGCGGCGTTTATCCAGGCCGCGCCTGGACCGAAACACCCCGATGCGACACGGCGGCGGAATTTCTTAAAAACATCCGCGAAGGGCAATGCAGCCCATCCGGAGAAGGAGGCACTCCCCTCTCCCTCGCCCATGGCACGTACAATACGGCATTTCAGTTCCTGAAGGCGAAGTTTGCCCTCAAGCCGGGCGACCCTGCGGCCGGCCTGATCGAGAAAGGGTTTTCGCGTTTCATGGAGGGCAAGGACCCGACGGAATTCACCCTCGCCGAGAAAATCGGCTTCCTCGCCCAGGGCATCGCCTCGGGCAAGGTGTTCGAGCTCGCGATGGCAGGTAATACCTCGCTCTGGAAGGAGCTTTCCAGTTACTTCTCCAAGCCCGAGGTGAAAGCCGCGATGGCCCGGGAAACCGCTGGGGTGGTCGAGCCCGAGCGTCGCGCGTTCCTCATGGCCAATCTCGTGGCCAACCAACTCGGCTATCGGTTCTTTACGCAATTCATCGCCCAGCTCTCGGCGGGAAAGTTCATCGAGAGCATCCAGACGATCAGCCCGCTCGTGCCGATCGCCGGGCTGCTCAGCCCGTACCTGCATGCCCTGCGCCAGCCCCGGCGCGAGATGGCACGCGAACTCACCCGCACGGCTGCCGGGACCATCCCACCCTTCCTGCAAAACACCAAACGGGCGTGGTTCACCGATACGCTGGAAGACGTCAACGGAGTGGCCACCACGATCCGCAAGATGATCGCTGCCGGTGTCGCTTCCGGTCACGACGTGAAGGTGATGACATGCCGGTCCGAGATCGGCGACCACGGGATTCCACTCATGAATTTCCCCCCGGTGGGCGAATTTGAGCTCCCTGAGTATGAACTCCAGCGGCTCAGCTTCCCGCCTGTGCTCGCAATCCTCGAGCATTTGATCCGCGAGAACTACTCCGAACTCATCATCAGTACGCCCGGCCCGCTCGGCCTCGCCGCGCTGCTCGCCGCCAAGACACTCGGCATTCGCGCCGTCGGCATCTATCACACAGACTTCCCCCAGTATGTTCGCATCCTCACCGACGACTCCTTCATGGAGACGCTCACGTGGGATTTCATGCACTGGTTCTACAGCCAGCTCGACATCGTGTACGTGAACTCCGAGGACTACCGAAAATGCTGGGTGGATCGCGGCATTCCAGCGGAGAAGTTGAAAATTCTGCCAAGAGGCCTCGATACGAAGCTGTTCAGCCGGTCTCGGCGTGAGGCCGATTTCTGGCGCTCGCGCGGGCTGCGGGAGGGCGAGGTCGGCATGCTTTTTGTCGGTCGCATCTCGAAGGAAAAGAACCTCGATACACTAGTCGCGGCGACGCGCCGCCTCGCCGAATGGCAGACACCGGTACGCCCGCTTTTCGTGGGTGATGGCCCGTATCTCGCCGAGATGAAAAAGCTCCTCCCCGATGCGATTTTCACCGGATATTTGAAGGGCGAGGACCTGGCCAGGGCCTACGCCTCCGCGGATTTCTTCGTCTTCCCAAGCACTACGGACACTTTCGGCAACGTCGTGATCGAGGCCCAGGCCTGCGGGCTGCCCGTGATCGTCTCCGATGTCGGCGGACCGCGAGACCTTGTGAGCCACGGCAAGGACGGCTTTGTCACCAAGGCGCTCGACTCGATCGAACTCTCCGAGGCGATTCGCCGCCTGAGCGAGGACCCGGGATTGCGGGAACGTCTCGGCGCGGCTGCTCGCGCCAAGGTGGAGAACCGAGACTGGACGGAAGCCTTTCAGAAATTCTGGACGAACTCCCCGGAATAA